A portion of the Cyanobium sp. PCC 7001 genome contains these proteins:
- a CDS encoding SufE family protein, with product MAEPKPGATGSPALDSIVARLAGTSDPRRRYEYVLWLAKKLEPLPEEFRTDTFKVKGCVSQVYVVGELQDGHLHWRGDSDAAITKGLLALLIEGLEGLTPEQAAAIDPAFIAATGLQGSLTPSRANGFLNIMAMMQAQARALAA from the coding sequence ATGGCCGAGCCCAAACCGGGGGCCACGGGCAGCCCCGCCCTGGACAGCATCGTGGCGCGCCTGGCCGGCACCTCCGATCCCAGGCGCCGGTACGAATACGTGCTGTGGCTGGCCAAGAAGCTCGAACCCCTGCCGGAGGAATTCCGCACCGACACCTTCAAGGTGAAGGGGTGCGTGTCCCAGGTGTACGTGGTGGGCGAGCTGCAGGATGGCCACCTGCACTGGCGGGGCGACTCGGACGCCGCCATCACCAAGGGCCTGCTGGCCCTGCTGATCGAGGGTCTGGAGGGCCTCACCCCCGAACAGGCCGCGGCCATCGATCCCGCCTTCATCGCCGCCACCGGGCTGCAGGGCAGCCTCACGCCGTCGCGGGCCAACGGCTTCCTCAACATCATGGCGATGATGCAGGC